Proteins encoded within one genomic window of Granulicella pectinivorans:
- a CDS encoding ArnT family glycosyltransferase translates to MPWRQKLAAWMKGGDDPNHQQRHILPRVRTPEARLRWRIFWVAFLVRLVYMTLAHQYKMRLVEDHFQFGWEAGRIARALVTGYGYADPFANIFVAHTGPTAWLPPLYPLLVAGVFKIFGVYTLASSWVLLAINCVLSAATAVATYEIGTRCCGPSVGLWAGWLWALYPAFMQYAVHWIWEMTVTTALFSWVLVLALRMREDGTHATRRWALFGLMWGAIGLSNSTLLAFLPICGLWILLKRRNDLARAVLAAVIFLACITPWIGRNWQVFHTFIPMRGNLGAEMMLGNGPGSNGLLMEYDHPFQDATQLRQYASMGEVRYVAMRGAMAKAFIAQDKPHFYADCLKRVFFFWAGVPHPADHAWIVEYGRVVSFSFLSVCGLLGLALALHRGVLASALFFWAFLLLPMTYYAVTVHARFRHPLEPLICVLGAYLFQSADRSRVWSWQKKSS, encoded by the coding sequence ATGCCGTGGAGACAGAAACTTGCAGCATGGATGAAAGGCGGAGACGACCCGAACCACCAGCAGAGGCACATCCTGCCGCGCGTGAGGACGCCTGAGGCTCGGCTTCGCTGGCGCATCTTCTGGGTTGCTTTTCTCGTTCGTCTGGTCTATATGACACTGGCCCACCAGTACAAGATGCGCCTGGTCGAGGACCACTTCCAGTTTGGCTGGGAGGCTGGCCGTATCGCCCGCGCACTCGTCACCGGGTATGGCTACGCCGACCCCTTCGCGAATATCTTCGTCGCCCACACAGGCCCGACGGCGTGGCTTCCTCCGCTCTATCCGCTGCTCGTAGCCGGAGTCTTCAAGATCTTCGGCGTGTATACGCTGGCCTCGTCCTGGGTTCTGCTGGCGATCAACTGCGTCCTCTCCGCGGCCACCGCGGTGGCCACCTACGAGATCGGCACCCGCTGTTGCGGACCGAGCGTAGGGCTCTGGGCCGGATGGCTCTGGGCACTCTATCCCGCGTTTATGCAGTACGCCGTCCACTGGATCTGGGAGATGACGGTCACTACCGCGCTCTTCTCCTGGGTGCTGGTTCTTGCTTTGCGCATGCGGGAAGATGGCACCCACGCCACGCGCCGATGGGCTTTGTTCGGGCTGATGTGGGGGGCGATCGGGCTGTCGAATTCTACATTGCTGGCCTTTCTGCCCATCTGCGGCCTATGGATTTTGCTGAAGCGCCGCAACGACCTGGCTCGCGCGGTGCTGGCCGCGGTCATCTTTCTCGCCTGCATTACGCCCTGGATCGGACGCAACTGGCAGGTCTTCCATACCTTCATCCCGATGCGCGGCAACCTTGGCGCGGAGATGATGCTCGGCAACGGCCCCGGCTCGAACGGCCTACTCATGGAATACGACCACCCCTTCCAGGACGCGACCCAGCTTCGCCAGTATGCCTCCATGGGCGAGGTCCGGTACGTGGCGATGCGCGGCGCAATGGCTAAGGCCTTCATCGCGCAGGACAAGCCGCACTTCTACGCCGACTGCCTGAAGCGCGTCTTCTTCTTCTGGGCCGGCGTGCCGCACCCCGCCGATCATGCCTGGATTGTCGAGTACGGACGCGTCGTCAGCTTCAGTTTTCTTTCGGTCTGCGGCCTTCTTGGCCTGGCGCTCGCGCTTCACCGGGGAGTTCTCGCGTCGGCGCTCTTTTTTTGGGCATTTTTGCTGCTTCCGATGACGTACTATGCTGTCACCGTCCACGCACGCTTTCGCCATCCCCTGGAGCCCTTGATCTGTGTCCTCGGGGCCTACCTTTTCCAGTCGGCGGACCGGAGCCGCGTGTGGTCGTGGCAGAAAAAAAGCTCTTAG
- the dut gene encoding dUTP diphosphatase, with translation MPTIKVQKIHPAAQLPRYAHTGPYGDLAADLYSVSTWKIEPGQTVPVPTGIALEFPSTHGALVEDRSGLAVKGLTTLAGVIDPGYRGEIKVVLTNLTDHALTLMAGDRIAQLRIVERIEAAFEWVETIEETPRSTGGFGSTGQ, from the coding sequence ATGCCTACGATCAAGGTTCAGAAGATCCATCCCGCCGCCCAACTCCCCCGCTACGCCCATACCGGCCCCTACGGCGATCTCGCCGCGGACCTCTACTCCGTCTCGACCTGGAAGATCGAGCCGGGTCAGACGGTCCCCGTCCCCACAGGGATTGCGCTCGAGTTTCCCTCGACGCATGGCGCCCTGGTCGAAGATCGCTCCGGACTCGCCGTGAAAGGCCTGACAACATTGGCCGGCGTGATCGATCCCGGGTACCGGGGCGAGATCAAGGTGGTGCTCACCAACCTGACCGATCACGCGCTGACGCTGATGGCCGGCGACCGCATCGCGCAGCTCCGCATCGTCGAGCGCATCGAGGCGGCGTTCGAGTGGGTGGAAACGATTGAGGAAACCCCGCGCAGCACGGGTGGGTTCGGGAGCACCGGCCAATGA
- the purL gene encoding phosphoribosylformylglycinamidine synthase subunit PurL: MPNQHVQPQYLPTMRPGQVPTPCTITPALLKTHSVTPDEYESLKAKLGRVPSLTELGIFSVMWSEHCSYKSSRVHLKRLPTKGDRLTGPGSVVQGPGENAGIIDVGDGWACAFKIESHNHPSYIEPYQGAATGVGGILRDIFTMNARPLAVMDSLRFGPIAPGESAEEDTDYHRNRHTMQGVVHGVAGYGNCFGVPNLGGETRFENCYSGNPLLNAFALGMVKIDEIFYAKATGVGNPVIYVGAKTGRDGIHGATMASEEFTEGSEQKRPNVQMGDPFLEKLLLEACLEAMATGAVLGIQDMGAAGLTCSTCEMGARGELGVSIELDLVPQRETGMSSYEIMLSESQERMLLVADAGREQEVLDVFTKWGLDASIVGTVTADDVMRVFHHGELIAEIPNKALTDEAPVYHRPVGTWKAPVPLDPPAEALAVLNQPRDYTADLKKLLSSPNICDKRWVYEQYDSMVQTNTVQGPGGEAGVIRIKGTGKAPAHKGLLAELENLVAGSTPQGEAALLNQQEADAAPERGLAMALAGNGRWTYLNPKLGAMHAVAEAARKVACTGALPVAATNCLNFGNPEKPEIMAQLSEAIDGIAEACKALGTPVTGGNVSLYNETKGEGIYPTPVIGIVGILDDVTKAVPNSFRQSGDLILFVSAITGEGREAMQDMGSTAYAQSLGLPLWGAPPVLSVTEEAALHKALAALAGKRLLASAADLSDGGCAAAFARACFPANLGARISMRLSDASAFSLQERLFSEVGSSVIATCRPSDFAAVNAVIAEHAGVWAFPVGTVADEGFEILINEEPIITTTIPELRNAYTEAIPNQLAAEVTA, from the coding sequence ATGCCAAACCAGCACGTTCAGCCCCAATATCTCCCCACGATGCGCCCCGGACAGGTTCCGACGCCCTGCACCATTACGCCCGCGCTGCTCAAAACCCATAGCGTTACCCCCGACGAATACGAGTCGCTGAAGGCGAAGCTGGGCCGTGTGCCCTCGCTCACCGAACTCGGCATCTTTTCGGTGATGTGGTCCGAGCATTGTTCGTACAAAAGCTCCCGCGTCCATTTAAAGCGCCTTCCGACTAAGGGCGACCGCCTCACCGGACCCGGCTCGGTCGTGCAGGGACCGGGTGAGAACGCCGGGATCATCGACGTCGGCGACGGCTGGGCATGCGCCTTCAAGATCGAGTCGCACAATCACCCCTCGTACATCGAGCCCTATCAGGGAGCAGCCACGGGTGTCGGCGGCATCCTGCGCGACATCTTCACCATGAACGCCCGTCCCCTCGCGGTGATGGATTCCCTCCGCTTCGGGCCGATCGCCCCGGGTGAGAGTGCGGAAGAGGATACCGACTACCACCGCAACCGCCACACGATGCAAGGCGTCGTCCACGGCGTGGCCGGGTACGGCAACTGTTTCGGCGTGCCGAACCTCGGCGGCGAAACCCGCTTCGAGAACTGTTACTCCGGCAATCCTCTGCTGAACGCCTTCGCCCTGGGCATGGTGAAGATCGACGAGATCTTCTATGCCAAGGCCACCGGCGTCGGCAACCCCGTCATCTACGTTGGTGCCAAGACGGGCCGCGACGGCATCCATGGTGCCACCATGGCGTCCGAAGAATTCACCGAAGGCTCCGAGCAGAAGCGCCCCAACGTCCAGATGGGCGATCCGTTCCTCGAAAAGCTTCTTCTGGAAGCCTGCCTCGAAGCCATGGCAACCGGCGCAGTGCTCGGCATTCAGGACATGGGCGCCGCCGGCCTCACCTGCTCCACGTGCGAGATGGGTGCGCGCGGCGAACTCGGCGTCTCCATCGAGCTTGACCTCGTCCCCCAGCGCGAGACCGGCATGTCCAGCTACGAGATCATGCTGTCGGAGTCGCAGGAGCGCATGCTCCTCGTCGCCGACGCGGGCCGTGAGCAGGAGGTCCTCGACGTCTTCACCAAGTGGGGCCTCGATGCTTCGATCGTCGGCACAGTCACCGCGGACGACGTCATGCGCGTCTTCCACCACGGCGAACTGATCGCCGAGATCCCCAACAAGGCCCTCACCGACGAAGCCCCGGTCTACCACCGGCCCGTCGGCACCTGGAAGGCACCCGTTCCGCTCGATCCGCCAGCCGAAGCACTCGCCGTGCTCAACCAGCCGCGCGACTACACCGCAGACCTCAAGAAGCTTCTCTCCAGCCCCAATATCTGCGACAAGCGCTGGGTCTACGAGCAGTACGACTCGATGGTCCAGACCAATACGGTTCAGGGTCCGGGCGGCGAAGCCGGCGTCATTCGCATCAAGGGCACCGGCAAAGCCCCAGCCCACAAGGGCCTCCTCGCCGAGCTGGAGAATCTCGTCGCGGGTTCCACCCCGCAGGGCGAGGCTGCCTTGCTCAACCAGCAGGAAGCGGATGCCGCTCCTGAGCGCGGCCTCGCCATGGCACTCGCCGGCAATGGCCGCTGGACCTATCTGAACCCGAAGCTGGGTGCCATGCACGCGGTCGCTGAGGCCGCCCGCAAGGTCGCCTGTACCGGCGCGCTCCCCGTCGCCGCGACCAACTGCCTGAACTTCGGCAACCCCGAAAAGCCCGAGATCATGGCGCAGCTTTCGGAAGCCATCGACGGCATCGCCGAGGCCTGCAAGGCGCTCGGAACGCCCGTCACCGGCGGCAACGTCTCGCTCTACAACGAGACCAAAGGCGAAGGCATCTATCCCACCCCGGTCATCGGCATCGTCGGCATCCTCGACGACGTCACCAAGGCCGTCCCGAACAGCTTCCGCCAGTCCGGCGACCTCATTCTCTTCGTCTCCGCCATCACCGGCGAAGGCCGCGAGGCCATGCAGGATATGGGCTCGACGGCCTACGCGCAGAGCCTTGGACTCCCGCTTTGGGGTGCGCCTCCCGTGCTCTCCGTCACGGAAGAAGCCGCGCTGCATAAGGCTCTTGCCGCTCTTGCCGGCAAGCGCCTCCTCGCCTCCGCGGCCGATCTCTCCGACGGCGGATGTGCCGCCGCCTTCGCGCGCGCATGCTTCCCCGCCAACCTCGGCGCACGTATCTCGATGCGTCTCTCCGATGCCAGCGCGTTCTCCCTTCAGGAGCGCCTCTTCTCCGAGGTCGGCTCCTCCGTCATCGCCACCTGCCGCCCCTCGGATTTTGCCGCCGTCAACGCTGTGATCGCCGAGCACGCCGGAGTCTGGGCGTTCCCGGTCGGCACCGTTGCGGACGAGGGCTTTGAAATCCTGATCAACGAAGAGCCCATCATCACAACGACGATTCCTGAACTGCGCAACGCGTACACCGAAGCCATCCCAAACCAGCTCGCCGCCGAGGTAACCGCATGA
- the trpC gene encoding indole-3-glycerol phosphate synthase TrpC, protein MTMPLDQLEVISSHALIRALERKAVANIPEMERRAAARKAKGWAAALRSAATKGPAIIAELKKASPSKGLIRENYNPVALAKSFEAGGAACLSVLTDEEFFQGSLADLIAVREAVNIPLLRKDFIVDPFQILEAKAAGADAILLIVATHTDADLKELHEEANRWGLDVLCETHTLDEIKRAVDLGFHTIGVNSRDLKTMTVHTQRLYEMVSALPEQVLRVAESGIGSLEEVEKLMKAGYDAFLIGEALMRQPEPAAQLAVLLDTEYASEF, encoded by the coding sequence ATGACTATGCCTCTCGATCAACTCGAAGTGATTTCCTCCCACGCCCTGATCCGCGCGCTCGAACGGAAAGCCGTCGCCAACATTCCCGAGATGGAGCGCAGGGCGGCTGCACGCAAGGCCAAGGGCTGGGCTGCCGCACTCCGTAGCGCCGCGACCAAGGGTCCGGCCATCATCGCCGAACTGAAGAAGGCATCGCCCTCCAAGGGGCTTATCCGGGAGAACTACAATCCCGTCGCGCTGGCCAAGTCGTTTGAGGCCGGCGGCGCAGCCTGCCTGTCCGTCCTGACCGACGAGGAGTTCTTCCAGGGTTCGCTCGCCGATCTGATCGCGGTCCGCGAGGCCGTCAACATTCCGCTGCTGCGCAAGGATTTCATCGTCGACCCGTTCCAGATCCTCGAGGCCAAGGCGGCGGGTGCCGACGCGATTCTGTTGATCGTCGCCACCCACACGGACGCCGACCTCAAGGAGCTGCACGAGGAGGCCAATCGCTGGGGTCTCGACGTACTGTGCGAGACCCATACGCTGGATGAGATCAAGCGGGCGGTCGACCTCGGCTTCCACACGATCGGCGTGAACTCCCGCGACCTCAAGACCATGACCGTCCACACACAGCGTTTGTACGAGATGGTCTCCGCGCTGCCCGAACAGGTGCTGCGCGTGGCCGAGAGCGGCATCGGGAGCCTGGAGGAGGTCGAGAAGCTGATGAAAGCTGGCTACGACGCCTTCCTGATCGGTGAGGCACTGATGCGCCAGCCCGAACCGGCGGCTCAACTCGCTGTACTGCTCGACACCGAATACGCCTCGGAGTTCTAA
- a CDS encoding YybH family protein produces MKIRRCVTLLALSVSTFVCAQTFTGSAKSLADADAGWEAAIHAGKLDKAMEFVAPDAFVYEPNMPVLAGTDKITASFRELISIPGIDFSWKALHAEVSGDMGFTDGEYAMSFKGPDGKPILDKGKYVTVWHRDKAGKWRVVRDIFNSDLPTAK; encoded by the coding sequence ATGAAGATTCGTCGCTGCGTTACGCTGCTCGCCCTGTCGGTATCCACCTTCGTCTGCGCCCAGACTTTCACCGGGTCAGCCAAATCGCTGGCCGATGCCGATGCCGGCTGGGAGGCGGCCATCCATGCCGGGAAGCTGGACAAGGCGATGGAGTTCGTCGCGCCGGATGCCTTCGTGTATGAGCCGAATATGCCCGTCCTGGCCGGGACCGACAAGATCACGGCCTCTTTTCGAGAGCTGATCTCGATTCCCGGTATCGACTTCTCGTGGAAGGCCCTGCACGCCGAGGTCTCGGGCGACATGGGCTTCACCGACGGGGAGTACGCGATGTCCTTCAAAGGGCCCGACGGCAAGCCGATCCTGGACAAGGGCAAGTACGTTACCGTCTGGCACAGGGATAAGGCAGGCAAGTGGCGGGTGGTCCGCGACATTTTCAACTCCGATCTGCCGACGGCGAAGTAG
- a CDS encoding DoxX family protein: protein MAVQPNPRGMVIAGWILSAIPTLMLLSGTYFALSGAPMVAEGIAHAGYPVSLVKTIGLIELVCGVLYLIPQTAFYGALLITAYMGGAVATHLRIGEKQWVVGVVFAFVIWVALAMRDSRLRAFLTGK from the coding sequence ATGGCAGTGCAACCGAACCCCAGAGGTATGGTCATCGCGGGTTGGATCCTGAGCGCGATCCCCACGCTGATGCTTCTCTCCGGCACTTATTTCGCCCTCTCGGGCGCTCCGATGGTCGCCGAAGGCATCGCTCACGCTGGATACCCTGTCTCGCTGGTCAAGACGATCGGCCTGATCGAACTCGTCTGCGGGGTTCTGTATCTCATTCCGCAGACGGCCTTCTATGGTGCCCTGCTCATCACCGCCTACATGGGTGGGGCCGTCGCGACGCATCTGCGCATCGGAGAAAAGCAGTGGGTGGTCGGCGTCGTCTTCGCTTTCGTCATCTGGGTTGCGCTGGCTATGCGCGACTCCCGCCTTCGCGCCTTTCTCACCGGCAAATAA
- the rmuC gene encoding DNA recombination protein RmuC, translating into MSPILLVLVVLQIVTLIVVAILFLRKPSDAVQPDPRLGQIPDTLIRHEARLEAMGHSLDSLTAALRADLAMHRNEAGQQAIATREAHEKTSLHLRQELTAAVDRLSTTLAAGLDNFRADNRTAGEALRIAVTNDLTAIGQRLANFMNETNRAQMEARDSLHARLEGLNAANVQHQEKLRATVEARLEALNSANTAKLEEMRRTVDEKLHETLQTRLTESFGQVTDQLNKVHTGLGEMSKLSEGVDGLSRIFTNVKSRGGFAEVQLGMLLKQMLAPGQFIENAVVKQGSAERVEYAVRFPTNAGERLLPIDAKFPREAWERLEAAYESNVPEAVVREGRAFENAIRTEADRICSKYIHAPATTPYAIMFLPTEGLYAEVIRREALQAEIQSQCHVTIAGPTTLSAILTSFQMGFHMLALQEKGDEVWKVLESTKTEFKNFENLMGNMERQVGTVQNTIQKLNVRTRAINRTLREVSDTETNATLELEDLGSPILRLAAEDAE; encoded by the coding sequence ATGTCTCCGATTCTTTTAGTTCTTGTTGTCCTGCAAATCGTCACGTTGATCGTGGTTGCGATCCTTTTCCTCCGGAAGCCCTCGGATGCAGTTCAGCCGGATCCACGGCTTGGGCAGATCCCCGACACGCTCATCCGCCATGAGGCACGTCTGGAGGCGATGGGGCACTCGCTCGACTCGCTGACGGCGGCTCTGCGGGCTGACCTGGCGATGCATCGCAACGAGGCGGGGCAGCAGGCCATCGCCACGCGCGAGGCGCATGAGAAGACCTCGCTGCATCTGCGGCAGGAACTCACGGCTGCGGTCGATCGGCTCTCCACCACGCTGGCTGCCGGTCTGGACAACTTCCGCGCGGACAATCGCACCGCGGGCGAGGCGCTGCGGATTGCCGTGACCAACGACCTAACCGCCATCGGGCAGAGGCTGGCCAACTTCATGAACGAGACGAACCGCGCCCAGATGGAAGCGCGGGATTCCCTCCATGCGCGCCTCGAGGGGCTGAATGCGGCGAACGTCCAGCATCAGGAGAAGCTGCGGGCTACCGTCGAGGCACGCCTGGAGGCGCTCAATAGCGCCAACACGGCCAAGCTCGAGGAGATGCGCAGGACGGTCGACGAAAAGCTGCATGAGACGTTGCAGACGCGTCTGACCGAGAGCTTCGGGCAGGTGACGGACCAGCTCAACAAGGTTCATACCGGGCTCGGCGAGATGTCGAAGCTGTCGGAAGGGGTGGACGGGCTCTCTCGGATCTTTACCAACGTGAAGTCGCGCGGGGGCTTCGCCGAAGTACAGCTTGGCATGCTGCTGAAGCAGATGCTGGCCCCCGGGCAGTTCATTGAAAACGCTGTCGTCAAGCAGGGAAGCGCGGAGCGGGTGGAGTACGCGGTGCGCTTTCCCACCAACGCGGGCGAGCGGCTGTTGCCCATCGACGCGAAGTTCCCGCGCGAGGCCTGGGAGAGGCTTGAAGCAGCGTACGAGTCCAATGTCCCGGAGGCCGTCGTGCGTGAGGGCAGGGCATTTGAGAATGCGATTCGTACGGAGGCCGATCGCATCTGCAGTAAATACATTCACGCACCCGCGACCACACCCTACGCGATCATGTTTCTGCCAACCGAGGGGCTCTATGCCGAGGTGATCCGCCGTGAAGCGTTGCAGGCGGAGATTCAGTCGCAGTGTCACGTGACGATCGCCGGCCCGACGACGCTCTCGGCGATCCTCACAAGCTTCCAGATGGGCTTCCACATGCTGGCGCTGCAGGAGAAGGGCGACGAGGTCTGGAAGGTGCTGGAGAGCACGAAGACGGAGTTCAAGAACTTCGAGAACCTGATGGGCAACATGGAGCGGCAGGTCGGTACGGTGCAGAACACAATCCAGAAGCTGAACGTGCGCACCCGCGCGATCAACCGCACGCTGCGTGAGGTTTCGGACACGGAGACGAATGCAACGCTCGAACTCGAGGATCTCGGATCTCCGATTCTCCGTCTGGCTGCGGAAGACGCAGAATGA
- a CDS encoding phosphoribosylanthranilate isomerase, giving the protein MWVKICANTNLEDTQLALDLGADAVGFVFAPSSRRVTPEQVGEITRRLTGPGERVGVFQTLEFAEMRNAVRTAGLTGVQLHGEGDPALPGLLKAEFGPSLTIAQTLHWVVDAENATDELLARVSALQATGHVDRVLIDSKVGSALGGTGRTFDWKAAARLFAGPGLPMIVAGGLGPGNVTEAMTRLKPWGVDVASGVEGIPGKKDPERLRQFIERARTARESL; this is encoded by the coding sequence ATGTGGGTCAAAATCTGTGCGAACACCAACCTCGAAGACACGCAGCTCGCGCTCGACCTTGGGGCGGACGCTGTAGGCTTCGTCTTCGCGCCTAGCAGCCGCCGTGTGACGCCGGAGCAGGTCGGGGAGATCACGCGCCGCCTGACGGGCCCTGGGGAGCGTGTAGGCGTCTTCCAGACGTTGGAATTCGCCGAGATGCGCAACGCCGTTCGTACAGCCGGGCTGACCGGCGTACAGCTCCATGGCGAGGGCGACCCGGCTCTGCCGGGGCTTCTGAAAGCTGAGTTCGGACCATCGCTGACGATCGCTCAGACGCTCCATTGGGTGGTCGATGCGGAAAACGCCACGGACGAGCTTCTGGCGCGCGTCTCCGCCCTGCAAGCCACAGGGCACGTCGACCGCGTGCTGATCGATTCCAAGGTGGGCTCGGCCCTCGGGGGAACGGGACGCACCTTCGATTGGAAAGCGGCAGCGCGCCTCTTTGCGGGGCCCGGACTGCCGATGATTGTGGCGGGGGGGCTGGGTCCGGGAAACGTCACCGAAGCGATGACTCGCCTGAAACCCTGGGGGGTGGATGTTGCGAGTGGTGTGGAAGGTATTCCGGGAAAGAAGGATCCGGAGCGGCTCAGGCAATTTATCGAACGAGCCAGAACCGCCAGGGAGAGCCTTTAG
- a CDS encoding DUF3037 domain-containing protein, protein MQTSFDYATIRVVPRVECEEFINVGVVVFCLEKRFLEARVHVEEARLKALWPKIDLDQVRRHLGALCAVSTGHASAGPIAALSQRERFHWIVSPRSTIIQTSAVHTGLTDDPLVTLEGLMKRIHP, encoded by the coding sequence ATGCAGACCTCATTTGATTACGCAACGATCCGCGTCGTGCCCCGCGTCGAGTGCGAGGAGTTCATCAACGTCGGTGTGGTGGTCTTCTGCCTGGAGAAGCGCTTCCTTGAGGCCCGCGTCCACGTCGAAGAGGCCCGTCTCAAGGCTCTCTGGCCGAAGATCGATCTCGATCAGGTTCGCCGCCATCTCGGAGCGTTATGCGCCGTGTCTACGGGCCATGCGAGCGCGGGCCCCATCGCCGCCCTCTCGCAGCGCGAGCGCTTCCACTGGATCGTCTCGCCACGCAGCACGATTATCCAGACCTCAGCGGTCCATACCGGGCTGACGGACGATCCGCTGGTTACGCTGGAAGGCTTGATGAAACGCATTCATCCCTAA
- a CDS encoding HipA family kinase — translation MLRTIQATRYVMPLREGGSMPAIIEADDFGLYVLKFRGAGQGPLALVAELVAGEVGRALGLRVPELCLVEVEVALGRNEPDAEIRDLMKRSIGTNLAMDFLPGSTMFDLAAGDKVDCETASLAVWFDAFVTNIDRTARNPNLLMWGENPWFIDHGAALYFQHQWRDEAYLSNPAARFAAIHTHVLLRWASDLTGADVLARQRLSEDLFRKIMELVPEQWLPIEQREDYVAYLTQRLANTAGFVEEAQRAHADLI, via the coding sequence ATGCTTCGTACGATCCAGGCCACACGCTACGTCATGCCTCTCCGCGAGGGCGGCTCCATGCCCGCGATCATCGAGGCAGACGACTTCGGTCTTTATGTCCTGAAGTTCCGCGGAGCCGGCCAAGGTCCGCTCGCGCTGGTCGCCGAACTCGTCGCGGGCGAGGTCGGTCGAGCGCTTGGACTGCGCGTGCCTGAGCTCTGCCTTGTCGAGGTGGAAGTCGCGCTTGGGCGCAACGAGCCCGATGCCGAGATCCGCGACCTGATGAAGCGCAGCATAGGAACGAACCTCGCGATGGACTTCCTACCCGGCTCGACCATGTTCGACCTCGCCGCCGGAGACAAAGTCGACTGCGAGACCGCCTCGCTGGCCGTCTGGTTCGACGCCTTTGTCACCAATATCGACCGCACCGCACGCAACCCCAACCTGCTGATGTGGGGCGAGAACCCGTGGTTCATCGACCACGGCGCGGCGCTCTACTTCCAGCACCAGTGGCGCGATGAGGCGTATCTGTCGAATCCTGCGGCTCGCTTCGCCGCCATCCACACCCATGTTCTGCTCCGCTGGGCCAGCGACCTGACCGGCGCAGATGTGCTTGCCAGACAGCGGCTCAGCGAAGACCTGTTTCGCAAGATCATGGAGCTCGTTCCTGAACAGTGGCTCCCGATCGAGCAGCGCGAGGACTACGTCGCCTACCTGACCCAAAGACTCGCCAACACGGCCGGGTTCGTCGAGGAGGCCCAGCGCGCGCATGCAGACCTCATTTGA
- the rpmA gene encoding 50S ribosomal protein L27, producing MAHKKGLGSSKNGRDSNAQRLGVKRFGGETVTGGSILVRQRGTPLKPGLNVGRGKDDTLFAKISGVVKFQDRGQVGRFVSIIPTEAVSA from the coding sequence ATGGCACATAAAAAGGGACTTGGATCATCGAAGAACGGCCGCGACTCAAACGCGCAGCGGCTGGGCGTCAAGCGCTTTGGCGGCGAGACGGTAACGGGCGGTTCCATTCTGGTTCGCCAGCGTGGCACACCGCTGAAGCCAGGTCTGAACGTGGGCCGTGGCAAGGACGACACCCTCTTCGCGAAGATCTCGGGCGTCGTGAAGTTCCAGGATCGCGGACAGGTCGGACGTTTCGTCTCGATCATTCCGACCGAGGCTGTTTCGGCTTAA
- the rplU gene encoding 50S ribosomal protein L21, producing MYAVIKTGGKQYKVTPGETLKIETTAHDNGNIEFSDVLAVSGEAGKFEQELTGAKVLASVVSTGRGEKILVFKLKRKKQYKKMQGHRQNYVEVKINEILVNGQSFKA from the coding sequence ATGTATGCAGTCATCAAGACGGGCGGCAAGCAGTACAAGGTAACCCCGGGCGAAACGTTGAAGATTGAAACCACCGCGCATGACAACGGAAACATCGAGTTCTCCGACGTCCTGGCTGTCAGCGGCGAAGCCGGCAAGTTCGAGCAGGAGCTCACGGGTGCCAAGGTTCTGGCCTCGGTTGTCTCCACGGGCCGCGGCGAGAAGATCCTGGTCTTCAAGCTCAAGCGCAAGAAGCAGTACAAGAAGATGCAGGGTCACCGCCAGAACTACGTTGAAGTCAAGATCAACGAGATCCTGGTCAACGGCCAGAGCTTCAAGGCATAG